A region from the Deinococcus sp. QL22 genome encodes:
- a CDS encoding SDR family NAD(P)-dependent oxidoreductase — translation MTQAPASNNILDLFKLDGKTALVTGAAQGIGFEIAKALKEAGANVVIADMNPAVGEEAASSIGGTFEVLNVTDSAAVRALAERLGRVDVLVNNAGIVRNGPAEDASDDDWNAVMRVNLDGVFWCCREFGKKMLDAGSGSIVSTASMSGMISNHPQAQASYNASKAGVIHLTRSLAGEWAGRGVRVNAVAPGYTATPLTKKGLAITEWSDVWLRETPMGRLAEPREIAPAVVYLASDASSFVTGHTLVIDGGYMVW, via the coding sequence ATGACTCAAGCTCCCGCTTCTAACAACATCCTCGATCTGTTTAAATTAGACGGCAAAACGGCCCTGGTTACGGGCGCGGCGCAGGGCATCGGCTTTGAAATCGCCAAAGCGCTGAAGGAGGCGGGCGCGAACGTCGTCATCGCCGACATGAATCCGGCGGTAGGCGAAGAAGCCGCGTCCAGCATCGGCGGTACTTTTGAGGTGCTGAACGTCACCGATTCGGCGGCAGTCAGGGCACTGGCCGAGCGGCTGGGCCGGGTGGATGTGTTGGTCAATAACGCCGGAATTGTTCGCAACGGCCCCGCCGAAGACGCCAGCGACGATGACTGGAACGCGGTGATGCGCGTGAATCTGGACGGTGTGTTCTGGTGCTGCCGCGAGTTTGGCAAAAAGATGCTGGATGCCGGATCAGGCAGCATCGTCAGCACCGCCTCCATGTCCGGCATGATCTCCAACCACCCGCAGGCGCAGGCGTCCTACAACGCCAGTAAAGCGGGGGTCATTCACCTGACCCGCAGTTTGGCGGGCGAGTGGGCGGGGCGCGGCGTGCGCGTGAACGCGGTGGCCCCCGGCTACACGGCCACTCCGCTGACCAAAAAAGGGCTGGCGATTACCGAATGGAGCGACGTGTGGCTGCGCGAGACTCCAATGGGCCGCTTGGCCGAGCCGCGTGAAATTGCCCCCGCTGTGGTTTATCTGGCCTCCGACGCCTCCAGTTTCGTGACTGGACACACGCTGGTGATAGACGGCGGTTACATGGTCTGGTGA
- a CDS encoding NAD(P)-dependent alcohol dehydrogenase: MTVLDSQTSVLTGHRALGWETRPVAAPGPHEVRVKVRRIGVCGSDVHYYTHGRIGKFVVEGPLVLGHEVSGVVEAVGEGVSRVKVGDRVALEPGVPCRRCAYCKSGAYNLCPDMTFMATPPIDGALSEYVLWPDDFVFPVPDSVSDDAAALLEPLAVGVWAARKGAVKTGDSVAVFGAGPIGCTTIQAAKAAGATMLIAIDLEDFRLDLARQVGATHTFNARTGDPLEFIRSITAARDGLPLSHAGVDVSFETAGSLPTTRLSLAAPKPGGVTVLVGLPPDPEVSLDIVSAASREVSIRGVFRYANCYPAAIELVASGAVNLNLLVTHRYDFAHTPEAFAFADAEKKTSMKVMIEVNSD, encoded by the coding sequence ATGACCGTACTAGATTCTCAAACCTCAGTTCTGACCGGGCACCGTGCGCTGGGTTGGGAAACCCGCCCGGTGGCCGCGCCGGGGCCACATGAAGTGCGCGTGAAAGTGCGGCGTATCGGCGTGTGCGGCAGCGACGTGCATTACTACACGCATGGGCGCATCGGCAAATTTGTGGTGGAAGGCCCGCTGGTGCTGGGCCACGAGGTCAGCGGCGTGGTGGAAGCGGTAGGCGAAGGCGTGAGCCGCGTGAAGGTGGGAGACCGTGTGGCGCTGGAACCCGGCGTGCCTTGCCGCCGCTGCGCCTACTGCAAATCCGGCGCGTATAACCTCTGCCCCGACATGACGTTTATGGCGACTCCGCCGATAGATGGAGCCTTGTCCGAATACGTCCTGTGGCCCGACGACTTCGTATTTCCTGTGCCCGATAGCGTATCTGACGACGCGGCGGCGCTGTTGGAACCGCTGGCAGTAGGCGTGTGGGCAGCCCGCAAAGGCGCAGTGAAAACGGGCGACAGCGTGGCTGTGTTCGGCGCGGGGCCGATTGGCTGCACCACCATTCAGGCGGCCAAAGCAGCGGGCGCGACCATGTTGATCGCCATAGACCTCGAGGATTTCCGGTTGGACTTGGCGCGGCAGGTGGGGGCCACGCATACCTTCAATGCCCGCACGGGCGATCCGTTGGAATTCATTCGCAGCATCACAGCGGCGCGGGACGGCCTGCCGCTGTCTCATGCGGGCGTAGATGTCAGCTTTGAAACGGCGGGCAGTTTGCCAACCACGCGCCTCAGTCTGGCGGCCCCCAAACCGGGCGGCGTGACCGTGCTGGTGGGCCTGCCGCCAGACCCCGAGGTCAGCCTCGATATCGTGAGCGCGGCCAGCCGGGAAGTCAGCATCCGGGGCGTGTTCCGGTATGCCAACTGCTACCCCGCCGCCATAGAACTCGTTGCCAGCGGCGCAGTCAACCTGAATCTGCTGGTCACGCACCGCTACGACTTTGCCCACACGCCCGAAGCGTTCGCTTTTGCCGACGCGGAAAAGAAGACCAGTATGAAGGTCATGATTGAGGTGAATTCCGATTGA
- a CDS encoding FGGY-family carbohydrate kinase, producing MSPELLLGIDVGTYSSKGVLVTPAGKILRQHVVPHTVSFPAPGYAEQDADAVWWADVQVIIAALLSGEYSGADVAGVALSAIGPTLLPLDSAGRPLRPGILYGVDSRAQVQIEALEVEIGTDAIFAHSGMSLTSQAIGPKIRWLREQEPTIWAQTATLTTASAYLTYRLTGRHIMDHHTASHSMPLYDPASRQWTPKFAVPVLGDSDLSRLPELGWSDERAGTVTAEAARLTGLREGTPVAVGAVDALSEALSVGVVNPGDLMIMYGSTTFFILVQDAPTPDSRVWTVGGAFVGQHNLAAGMGTTGSLTRWFTDEFARDQPTGEAYDTLFAGADAIAPGSDGLLVLPYFSGERTPINDPHARGVFAGMSLTHTRDHLFRAVLEGVGYGIRHNIEAFRDLGADVRRVVAVGGGAKTRTWLQIVSDISGEAQHLPETTVGASYGDAFLAGIAAGVLTRADLDSWVRPADIIQPNAAQKPEYDRLYGLYRDLYTGTKDVLHALRGQR from the coding sequence ATGTCGCCTGAACTGCTGCTGGGGATAGATGTCGGCACCTACTCCAGCAAGGGTGTGTTAGTCACGCCCGCCGGGAAAATCCTGCGTCAGCATGTCGTCCCGCACACGGTCTCCTTTCCAGCCCCCGGATACGCCGAGCAGGACGCCGACGCCGTGTGGTGGGCCGATGTGCAGGTCATTATCGCGGCCCTACTGTCGGGCGAGTATTCGGGTGCGGACGTGGCGGGCGTGGCCCTCAGCGCCATCGGCCCCACGCTGCTGCCGCTGGATTCGGCGGGCCGTCCGCTGCGCCCCGGCATCCTGTACGGCGTAGATTCCCGCGCTCAGGTGCAAATCGAGGCGTTGGAAGTAGAAATCGGCACCGACGCTATTTTTGCCCACAGTGGCATGAGCCTCACCAGTCAGGCCATCGGCCCCAAAATTCGCTGGCTGCGCGAGCAGGAACCCACCATTTGGGCGCAGACGGCCACACTCACGACGGCCAGTGCCTACCTCACGTATCGCCTGACGGGGCGGCACATCATGGATCACCACACGGCCAGCCACTCCATGCCGCTGTACGATCCGGCCTCGCGCCAGTGGACGCCGAAGTTTGCCGTGCCAGTGCTGGGCGACTCCGACCTGTCGCGCCTGCCCGAACTCGGCTGGAGCGATGAACGCGCCGGAACCGTGACCGCTGAAGCCGCCCGCCTGACCGGACTGCGTGAGGGCACGCCCGTCGCGGTGGGCGCGGTGGATGCCCTCAGTGAAGCCCTCAGCGTGGGCGTGGTGAATCCCGGCGACCTGATGATCATGTACGGTTCCACCACCTTTTTTATTCTGGTGCAGGACGCGCCCACGCCCGATTCCCGCGTGTGGACGGTGGGCGGCGCATTCGTGGGCCAGCACAATCTGGCAGCAGGCATGGGCACGACTGGCAGCCTGACCCGCTGGTTTACCGATGAATTTGCCCGCGATCAGCCTACCGGCGAAGCCTACGACACGCTGTTTGCAGGGGCCGACGCCATCGCCCCCGGCTCGGACGGCCTGTTGGTCTTGCCGTATTTCAGCGGCGAGCGCACCCCAATCAACGATCCCCATGCACGCGGCGTCTTTGCCGGAATGAGTCTGACCCACACCCGCGACCACCTGTTCCGCGCCGTGCTGGAAGGCGTGGGCTACGGCATTCGCCACAACATAGAGGCCTTCCGCGACCTCGGAGCCGACGTGCGGCGCGTGGTGGCGGTGGGCGGCGGCGCAAAAACCCGCACGTGGCTGCAAATCGTGTCCGACATCAGCGGCGAGGCCCAGCACTTGCCCGAAACCACGGTGGGGGCCAGCTACGGCGACGCTTTTCTGGCCGGAATTGCGGCAGGTGTTCTCACGCGGGCCGACCTGGATTCATGGGTGCGCCCCGCCGACATCATCCAGCCCAACGCCGCCCAGAAGCCCGAGTATGACCGCTTATATGGCCTTTACCGCGACTTGTATACGGGCACGAAAGACGTGCTGCATGCTCTGAGGGGCCAACGCTGA
- a CDS encoding FMN-dependent NADH-azoreductase has product MTKVLFVKGNPKSTEQSYSLRLGQSFVDVYAAENPGAQVTELDLYESNIPLIDAEVMTAWGKLAQQSELSHHEAAKVLRLGELVDQFLDSDVIVFAAPMWNFGYPPMVKAYMDAIAVAGKTFQYTATGPVGLAVGKKAFITEARGGVWSAGPMVSMEHSQSHLRAFLGFLGVTDVQVLLAEGLNFDPSKGEEILAEAVARAQQAAKAQPVAATV; this is encoded by the coding sequence ATGACGAAAGTATTATTTGTGAAGGGCAATCCTAAGAGCACCGAACAGTCGTATTCGCTTCGCCTCGGCCAGAGCTTTGTCGATGTCTACGCTGCCGAGAATCCTGGCGCTCAGGTCACTGAACTTGACCTGTACGAAAGCAATATCCCCCTGATCGACGCAGAAGTGATGACCGCGTGGGGCAAATTGGCCCAACAGTCGGAACTGAGCCACCACGAAGCCGCCAAAGTGCTGCGCCTCGGTGAATTGGTCGATCAGTTCCTGGATTCCGACGTGATCGTGTTTGCCGCGCCCATGTGGAACTTTGGTTACCCCCCGATGGTCAAGGCCTACATGGACGCCATCGCCGTCGCCGGAAAAACCTTCCAGTACACGGCCACTGGCCCCGTAGGCTTGGCGGTGGGCAAGAAAGCGTTTATTACCGAAGCCCGCGGCGGTGTCTGGAGCGCTGGCCCGATGGTCAGCATGGAGCATTCTCAGAGCCACTTGCGGGCCTTCCTGGGCTTTTTGGGTGTCACAGACGTGCAAGTGCTGTTGGCTGAAGGCTTGAACTTCGATCCCAGCAAGGGCGAAGAAATCTTGGCCGAGGCTGTAGCACGCGCTCAGCAGGCAGCCAAAGCTCAGCCTGTAGCGGCAACCGTCTAA
- a CDS encoding glycoside hydrolase family 38 C-terminal domain-containing protein, with protein sequence MSHAVTTEQHLKRLLQRLNELHAWADAVTLPLPIGIFRDAAGQEWPIQEGSAWPSRAFPVSMRFEVTVPQAWAGQAVTAQLLPGGEGLLRVNGASVGGLNPFHTEIRVLAAAVGGEVLSLEIEASPKGLFGSPERKNALHRARLVVPDAGVRALYEDLLAVYDAAQHLLKAGRSAIAERLTDLLDAAFRQIPLERGNSAAYLARAVENPVLKATIDGLWDEYEFETANPPPYPQEWQPRLAAARAWLQSALDSLRAEYPAEGHLALTGHAHIDLAWLWPLSETRRKARRTFATVLNLMEQYPDFVFNQSMGQLYEYVQEDDPALFERIRARVMEGRWDVVGGMWVEPDGNLPSGEAWARQLLHGQRYFQKEFAVQSRVCWLPDTFGYAGNLPQLLRLADMPNFFTTKLNWNETTVFPYDLYHWEGLDGSRVLAHSFLNPAEGYNGDIKALDTFETWKAFRGKRRHGESLLSFGYGDGGGGPTSGMLERYARQRDFPGLPKLHMTRVADFYNQIGAEARANLPVWVGEQYFELHRGTYTTQAEIKRLNRRLELTLPEAEAACVLAARIITRSYPHAELHAAWKVLLRNQFHDILPGSSVQAVNTVAQAEMRGALEEAGQLRDAALQALSDAVGGPSDQTERVVVWNLTLQDRLLSADLAGLEGLSIPPGLTVPGLGYLSFPVAVAEPALPAFPPDDLTLENEYLRVQVSADGTLSSLYDKQQGREMLDGWGNQLWAYVDIPRMWEAWDVDATYTQEGEEWTALEAPRRVSAAEVQVRRGSQQERGNPRSMNPSTITQTYRLDPGSKRLDIHTHADWQGRRTFLRALVPLQVRANVATFETAFGAVTRPTHTNTAGDAAQFEKPGHRWADLSEGGSGEAGSGLSLLTDSKYGYSAAGNVLGLSLLRSPISPDPAADEGLHQFTYSLYPHAGDWRNGTVAEAHDLNAPLLAYRSATPDGTLPESARLLHLHGGPSLRLSALKLAEDSDAMIIRLYETHGTRGQATLTGLDSLGLGDGWQAVNLLEQALNTEDSAPQKALAFTPYQVLSLCSGGGEERRE encoded by the coding sequence ATGTCGCATGCCGTGACCACCGAGCAGCACCTCAAACGCCTGTTGCAACGCCTGAACGAGCTGCACGCTTGGGCCGATGCTGTCACTTTGCCGCTTCCAATAGGCATTTTCAGAGATGCGGCGGGCCAAGAATGGCCGATTCAGGAAGGCTCGGCGTGGCCGTCGCGGGCCTTTCCAGTGTCCATGCGCTTTGAGGTAACGGTGCCGCAAGCTTGGGCGGGGCAGGCCGTCACCGCGCAACTGTTGCCGGGCGGCGAGGGGTTGCTCCGCGTGAACGGGGCCAGCGTGGGCGGCCTGAATCCTTTTCATACCGAAATTCGGGTCTTGGCAGCGGCGGTGGGCGGCGAAGTATTGAGCCTGGAAATAGAAGCCAGCCCAAAGGGCCTGTTTGGCTCGCCGGAGCGGAAAAATGCGTTGCACCGCGCCCGACTGGTGGTGCCTGATGCGGGGGTGCGGGCGCTGTACGAAGACCTGTTGGCCGTGTATGACGCCGCCCAACACCTGCTGAAAGCGGGCCGCTCTGCCATTGCCGAACGCCTGACCGATCTGCTGGACGCGGCTTTCCGGCAGATTCCGCTGGAACGGGGCAACAGCGCAGCGTATCTGGCGCGGGCCGTGGAAAACCCGGTGCTGAAGGCCACGATTGACGGCCTCTGGGATGAATACGAGTTTGAAACGGCTAACCCGCCGCCCTACCCGCAGGAATGGCAACCCCGACTGGCAGCCGCGCGGGCGTGGCTGCAGAGCGCACTGGACAGCTTGCGGGCCGAGTATCCGGCAGAAGGCCATCTGGCGTTGACCGGACACGCGCACATCGATCTGGCGTGGCTGTGGCCCCTGTCGGAAACGCGGCGCAAGGCCCGGCGCACCTTTGCCACCGTGCTGAACCTGATGGAGCAGTACCCGGATTTCGTGTTCAACCAGAGCATGGGCCAGCTGTACGAGTATGTGCAGGAAGACGACCCCGCGCTGTTCGAGCGGATTCGGGCCAGAGTGATGGAAGGGCGCTGGGACGTGGTGGGCGGCATGTGGGTCGAGCCGGACGGCAACCTGCCCAGCGGCGAGGCGTGGGCGCGGCAACTGCTGCACGGTCAGCGCTACTTTCAGAAAGAATTTGCCGTGCAGTCGCGGGTCTGCTGGCTGCCCGACACCTTCGGGTACGCGGGCAACCTGCCGCAACTCCTGAGGCTGGCCGACATGCCGAACTTTTTTACGACCAAGCTGAACTGGAACGAAACCACCGTGTTTCCCTACGACCTGTACCACTGGGAAGGACTGGACGGAAGCCGCGTGCTGGCGCACAGTTTCCTCAATCCTGCCGAGGGCTACAACGGCGACATCAAGGCGCTGGATACCTTTGAAACGTGGAAGGCCTTCCGGGGCAAGCGGCGGCACGGAGAGAGCCTGCTGAGCTTCGGCTACGGCGACGGCGGCGGCGGCCCGACTTCCGGTATGTTGGAACGCTACGCCCGCCAGCGCGATTTTCCAGGCCTGCCCAAGCTGCACATGACGCGGGTGGCCGACTTCTATAACCAGATTGGGGCCGAGGCGCGGGCCAATTTGCCGGTGTGGGTGGGCGAGCAATATTTTGAGTTGCACCGGGGAACGTACACCACGCAGGCCGAAATCAAGCGCCTGAATCGCCGTCTGGAACTTACTTTGCCCGAAGCCGAAGCTGCCTGTGTGTTGGCTGCCCGCATCATTACCCGTTCTTATCCGCACGCCGAATTACACGCGGCTTGGAAGGTACTGCTCAGGAACCAGTTTCACGACATCTTGCCCGGAAGTAGCGTGCAGGCGGTGAATACAGTGGCCCAAGCCGAGATGCGGGGGGCACTGGAAGAGGCCGGGCAACTGCGCGACGCGGCCTTGCAAGCCCTCAGCGACGCGGTAGGTGGGCCGTCTGACCAGACTGAGCGTGTGGTGGTCTGGAATCTGACGCTACAAGACCGCCTGCTGAGTGCTGATTTGGCTGGGCTGGAAGGCCTCAGCATTCCGCCGGGGCTGACTGTGCCGGGGCTGGGTTACCTGAGCTTTCCGGTGGCTGTCGCCGAACCTGCTCTGCCTGCTTTCCCGCCCGATGACCTGACACTAGAGAATGAGTATTTGCGCGTGCAGGTGAGTGCTGACGGCACATTAAGCAGCCTGTACGACAAGCAGCAGGGCCGCGAAATGTTGGATGGATGGGGCAACCAACTGTGGGCCTACGTGGATATTCCGCGTATGTGGGAGGCGTGGGACGTAGATGCCACCTACACGCAGGAAGGCGAGGAGTGGACGGCGTTGGAAGCCCCCCGGCGCGTGAGTGCGGCAGAGGTGCAGGTGCGCCGCGGCAGCCAGCAGGAGCGGGGTAATCCCCGTTCGATGAACCCCAGCACTATCACGCAAACCTACCGCCTAGACCCCGGCAGTAAGCGGCTCGACATTCACACGCACGCCGACTGGCAGGGCCGCCGCACCTTCTTGCGGGCGCTGGTGCCGCTGCAAGTCCGGGCCAATGTCGCTACCTTTGAAACCGCGTTCGGCGCAGTGACCCGCCCGACCCACACCAATACGGCGGGCGACGCCGCCCAATTTGAAAAACCCGGCCACCGCTGGGCCGACCTCAGCGAAGGCGGCAGCGGCGAGGCAGGGAGCGGCCTGAGCTTGCTCACCGACAGCAAATACGGTTACAGCGCGGCGGGCAATGTGCTGGGCCTGAGCCTGCTGCGTTCGCCCATTTCGCCAGATCCGGCAGCCGATGAGGGCCTGCACCAGTTCACTTACAGCCTTTATCCACACGCGGGCGACTGGCGAAACGGCACGGTGGCAGAGGCCCACGACCTAAATGCGCCGCTGCTGGCCTACCGGAGCGCAACTCCTGACGGAACCTTGCCTGAATCGGCCCGCCTGCTGCATCTGCACGGCGGCCCCAGCCTGCGCCTGAGTGCCCTAAAATTGGCTGAAGACAGTGATGCAATGATTATCCGGCTGTATGAAACGCACGGCACTCGCGGTCAGGCAACGTTGACGGGGTTGGACAGCTTGGGACTCGGTGACGGTTGGCAGGCGGTAAACTTGTTGGAGCAAGCGCTAAATACAGAAGATTCAGCACCACAAAAAGCGCTCGCCTTCACCCCCTACCAAGTCCTCAGCCTGTGCTCTGGCGGGGGAGAAGAGCGACGTGAGTAG
- a CDS encoding GGDEF domain-containing protein, with the protein MAVQLGLPQLSEEIHATQSEVFDQLGDAQSALTHLQAQVELERNRLTEEARQRVGVLAAQTHAAWAQCEAEYQREQARAMAHLAHHDPLTGLANRAGGRPIWPKWWPDHPTWAQTIWPQVTQRAPFALLFLDLDGFKAVNDTLGHAAGDTLLCLVAQKLNLCPQRPESCQRRSPRATVGSHPGQPVHGF; encoded by the coding sequence TTGGCCGTTCAACTGGGCTTGCCCCAACTGTCCGAGGAAATCCACGCCACCCAGAGCGAGGTCTTTGACCAACTCGGAGACGCCCAGTCAGCCCTGACGCACCTCCAAGCGCAGGTGGAGCTGGAGCGCAACCGCCTGACCGAAGAAGCGCGGCAACGGGTGGGGGTGCTGGCGGCCCAGACCCACGCGGCGTGGGCACAGTGCGAGGCCGAATACCAGCGCGAGCAAGCCAGAGCAATGGCGCACCTGGCTCATCATGATCCGCTGACGGGGCTGGCCAACCGTGCAGGAGGGCGGCCCATCTGGCCCAAATGGTGGCCGGATCACCCGACGTGGGCGCAGACCATTTGGCCGCAGGTAACACAGCGCGCGCCTTTTGCCCTGCTGTTTTTGGATTTGGACGGATTTAAGGCCGTCAACGACACCCTGGGCCATGCGGCGGGCGATACATTGCTGTGCCTGGTGGCCCAAAAACTGAATCTGTGCCCACAGCGCCCCGAATCATGCCAGCGCCGAAGCCCTCGCGCAACGGTTGGCAGCCACCCTGGACAGCCCGTTCACGGTTTCTGA
- a CDS encoding transposase, producing the protein MKTENATGDAPRLYQAILPHLHPALWNDVRNARTLAWMVSGLVLSQSVSIPSWLPHIHSQATVAQSTERRCRRWLENPAIAPGSVYGPLITRALRDWGPHSLTLALDTSILFGRFCLIRVAVLYRGRAVPLVSRVLEHASAQVGTEQLLPVLAEVKGLLDFLGLHDVRLLADRGFCDTALMGWLRVCGWHFRIRIKSSLILAAPDGQRVCTIGEIKLAARNALLPQRHDHRTPIWAGVMVLGRPTDGPEQWQVVSDEPTSRATFAEYGERFQIEEGFLDDKSGLFGLEDSKLRDAASLERLILVISVATLLLVSEGLQLVQQGVRRTIDPHWNRALSYLKLGLRGVHFALSRGQAVLNRLTLQGGADPAPPGRRKKSHVSSVDALEGGWVLRFRSPS; encoded by the coding sequence GTGAAGACCGAAAATGCCACCGGGGACGCCCCCCGACTGTACCAAGCGATCCTGCCCCACCTCCACCCCGCCCTGTGGAACGACGTCCGCAACGCCCGTACGCTGGCCTGGATGGTCAGCGGCTTGGTGCTGTCCCAGAGCGTTTCCATTCCCTCCTGGCTGCCGCACATCCACTCCCAGGCCACGGTCGCCCAGAGCACCGAACGTCGCTGCCGACGGTGGCTGGAGAATCCAGCCATCGCCCCTGGCAGTGTGTATGGCCCCCTGATTACCCGAGCCTTGCGGGATTGGGGCCCGCATTCCCTGACGCTGGCGCTGGACACCAGCATCCTGTTCGGACGCTTCTGTCTGATCCGGGTGGCCGTCCTCTACCGGGGACGCGCGGTACCGCTCGTCTCCCGCGTCCTAGAGCATGCCAGTGCTCAGGTCGGCACCGAACAACTCCTGCCTGTCCTCGCCGAGGTCAAAGGCCTGCTGGATTTTCTTGGGCTGCACGATGTTCGACTCCTGGCGGATCGGGGTTTTTGCGACACGGCCTTGATGGGCTGGCTCCGCGTCTGCGGATGGCACTTCCGCATCCGCATCAAATCGAGCCTGATTCTGGCCGCTCCAGACGGGCAACGGGTCTGCACCATCGGGGAAATCAAACTCGCAGCGCGAAACGCGCTGCTTCCACAACGTCACGATCACCGGACACCGATTTGGGCCGGTGTGATGGTTCTGGGCCGTCCCACGGACGGCCCAGAGCAGTGGCAGGTGGTGAGCGATGAACCCACCAGTCGTGCAACGTTTGCTGAGTACGGCGAGCGCTTCCAAATAGAGGAAGGATTCTTGGATGATAAGAGTGGCCTCTTCGGTCTGGAGGACTCCAAACTGCGTGATGCCGCCAGCCTCGAACGCCTGATCCTGGTGATCTCTGTGGCCACGCTCCTGCTCGTCTCCGAAGGACTCCAGCTCGTGCAGCAGGGTGTGCGCAGAACCATTGATCCCCATTGGAACCGCGCCCTGAGCTATTTGAAACTTGGTTTACGCGGCGTCCACTTCGCGCTGAGCCGGGGGCAGGCAGTACTCAACCGCCTGACGCTCCAAGGAGGCGCCGATCCGGCGCCTCCCGGACGTCGCAAGAAATCGCATGTCAGTTCTGTGGACGCTTTAGAAGGCGGCTGGGTGCTCAGATTTCGCTCTCCCTCATAA
- a CDS encoding GNAT family N-acetyltransferase has translation MTKTSAPVLHTERLVLRGHQETDFEACVALWSNPVVTRYTTGQPVAPQDVWTRLLRHLGHWMLFGFGYWLVFERSTGRCVGEMGIARFKRDVLKDHAVLDPLPEAGWVLMPWAHGQGFALEALGAILQWRDLNLSQGDTFCLIDPANMPSLRLAAKVGFQPYLKIDSNDKPVEVLLRRGRSP, from the coding sequence ATGACAAAAACATCTGCGCCCGTCTTACATACAGAACGTCTTGTGCTTCGCGGGCATCAGGAAACAGATTTTGAGGCCTGTGTAGCGTTATGGAGTAACCCGGTGGTTACGCGCTATACCACCGGACAGCCAGTTGCTCCACAGGACGTATGGACGAGGTTGCTTCGTCACCTCGGCCATTGGATGCTTTTCGGCTTTGGGTATTGGCTGGTGTTCGAACGCTCAACAGGGCGATGTGTGGGGGAGATGGGCATCGCCAGGTTCAAGCGGGACGTCTTGAAGGATCATGCCGTACTCGACCCACTGCCGGAAGCTGGCTGGGTGTTGATGCCTTGGGCTCACGGGCAAGGCTTTGCGCTTGAGGCTCTCGGAGCCATTTTGCAGTGGCGTGACCTGAATCTAAGCCAAGGGGATACCTTTTGCCTCATTGACCCTGCAAATATGCCGTCTTTGAGACTTGCGGCGAAGGTGGGCTTTCAACCGTATCTCAAAATAGACAGTAACGATAAACCTGTTGAAGTGCTGCTACGTCGAGGAAGGTCGCCCTGA
- a CDS encoding class I SAM-dependent methyltransferase, translated as MMSSESSPLFAGSIPQFYAQYLVPMLFEPYAADLAARVADMRPNRVLELAAGTGVVTRHLARVLTHDVTIIATDLSQPMLDQAAQTASVRPVEWCQADAQRLPFPDQSFDVVVCQFGVMFFADKVQAFSEARRVLRPQGQFIFNVWDRVENNEFADTVLQAVRPLFRADRPPFLTRIPHGYFDPAVIQDDLVRAGFTRLPRISTMTAQSRADAPHLPAMALCQGTPMRNELEAQEPDVLQVATEQASAAMAARFGTGAVEGQMQALVVVAEAG; from the coding sequence ATGATGTCTTCTGAATCCAGCCCCCTGTTCGCCGGCTCCATTCCGCAGTTCTACGCGCAGTACCTGGTGCCGATGCTCTTCGAACCCTATGCTGCCGATCTGGCGGCCCGGGTGGCGGACATGCGGCCGAACCGTGTCCTGGAACTCGCCGCCGGGACGGGCGTTGTGACGCGCCACCTGGCGCGGGTGCTCACCCACGACGTCACCATTATTGCCACCGATCTCAGCCAGCCCATGCTGGATCAGGCGGCACAGACCGCAAGTGTCCGTCCTGTCGAGTGGTGTCAGGCGGACGCGCAACGCCTCCCCTTTCCCGATCAGAGCTTTGATGTGGTCGTGTGCCAGTTTGGGGTGATGTTTTTCGCCGACAAGGTGCAGGCCTTCAGCGAGGCCAGGCGCGTGCTGCGTCCGCAAGGTCAGTTCATCTTTAACGTCTGGGATCGCGTCGAGAACAATGAATTTGCCGATACGGTTCTACAGGCGGTTCGGCCACTGTTCAGAGCAGACCGACCGCCCTTTTTGACCCGGATCCCTCACGGGTACTTCGACCCCGCGGTGATTCAGGACGACCTGGTGCGCGCTGGCTTTACCCGGCTGCCTAGGATCTCGACCATGACCGCCCAAAGTCGCGCAGACGCTCCACACTTGCCAGCAATGGCGCTTTGCCAGGGCACACCGATGCGCAACGAACTGGAGGCGCAAGAACCGGACGTACTCCAGGTGGCCACCGAGCAGGCGAGCGCGGCAATGGCCGCCCGCTTCGGAACAGGAGCGGTGGAAGGGCAGATGCAGGCTCTGGTGGTGGTGGCCGAAGCAGGGTGA